Genomic DNA from Sphingomonas hankookensis:
CGCAGACCGCCGGCTGAGCGCAGACCGCCTCCGCAAAACGCCCGCCATCCCATGCCCGCAGCAGATCGGCGGCGGGCACATCGGCCGGCGCGGTAAAGGGGTGGTAATAGAAATCGTCCAGCGCGCCGGTGCGCCATCCATCGAAGCGCGAACCCTGCTTGAAGGACGCGTCGGCGGAGCGGAGGAAGGTAGCCTCGTCGATGCCGATCCGTGCCAGCGTGCCGCGCATCGTCGGCCACGTCCCTTCGCCCACGCCGATCGTGGCGACGTCGGGCGATTCGATCAGCGTCACCGCCAGGGGTTCGGCGGCATGAGGGTCGGCCGCCGCCGCGATGCGGCACGCGGCGAGCCACCCGGCGGTTCCCCCGCCGACGACCACGATCTGCCTGACCCGCTGCGTCACCCTCATCCGGTCCCGTTATCGGTCGCCGGGCGGCATGACCCGCCCGGCGACCCCTGGTGCGATCAGAAGCTGAACCGCACGCCGCCGGTATAGCGCGCAAAGCCCGGCTGCGCGAACGTCACGAAGTTTTCGTTGCGGCGGTGGCCGCGACGTCCTTCGCCGGTCAGGTTGATCGCTTCGGCGAACAGCGTCAGCCCCTTGCGGAACTCGTAGCTGACGCTCGCATCGACCTGCCCGTACGCTTCGACATAGGTCGGGTTCGGGTTGCCGCCGGCATAGAACTTGTCGCGCCAGTTATACGCGACACGTCCCTGCAGGCCCGCCTTGTCATAGAACAGCACCGCGTTCGCGCTGTCGCTTAGGCCCGCCAATGCGAACTGACCGACATTGGGGTCGAGCGCGTTGTTGAACTTCGCGTCGCCCCGCACGATCGTATAGTTCAGGATCGTGCCGAAGCCGGTGTCCCAGAAGCTGTGCTGGATCGCGAATTCGAACCCGTCGAGCGTCGCCGTCTGGTCCGAATTGAACGGCGTGCCGATCCGGAAATCGACCAGCCCGTCTTCGGGCAGACCCAGGATACGGCCGGTATAATAGCCGTTGACGTCGAGGATAGGGGCCCCGGCCGCATTGCGCGCGACCTCCACGCCCTGCGTGAAGTTGCGCAGGATATAGTCGCGGATGCGCCCGGTGTCGGTCGTTCCGCCCAAGGCCGCCTGCGCCGCACGGAAGCGGGGACCGTTGGCGGGGTTGCGCAGGTCGAATGCCGAGCGCTGCACTTCCTGCGAATTGATGAAGTTGCTGACGTTCTTGCGAAAATATCCGGCAGAGACGTAGCTGGTCGGCGCGTAATACCACTCCGCCGACACGTCCATGTTCTTCGACAGGAACGGCACGAGGTTCGGATTGCCCTGCAACCCGCCGCCGCCGGCAATGCCGAACTGGCGGTTGAGCGTCAGACCACCTTGCAGGCTGTTGTAATCGGCGCGGGTGATGGTGTGGCTGTACGATGCGCGCAGCTTGACGTTGTCCAGCACCTCCATGTCGAAATCGACTGCCGGCAACCAGTTGTCGTAGCTGCCCTTGCTGGTCAGGAAGTCGCTCTGCGGCGAATAGACGACGTTGAACTCGCCCTGCGCGACCCATGCCGTACCGACCGGGATCGGCGTCAGCGACGACGAACTGACCGTCGTCTGGTCATAGCGGACACCGGCGATCAGGTGCGAACGACGACCGAGCAGATCGAACGCGTTGTTGACCTGGATGAAGGGCGAGATCGTCTTTTCGGTGATGCGCCGGTCGGCCTCGAAGCTGGCGAGGCAGTTGCCGTCGCCGCCGCAGATGCCGAACCGGCTGTCGAGCAGGTCGACCATCCGTTCGAAATCGAACTTGTAATAGGCCGGGATGATCCCGTCCTTCGCGCCACTCACCCCACGGAACTTGTCGGGCAGCGACACGCGGGTGAACAGGTCGTCGGGCAGGTCCGCCGGCGTGCCGACGCCGCCCCAGGTATCATTCTGTACGAAACCGTATGCCGAACGGACCTGGTTGTTGACGTAGGAAAAGCCGAAATCGATCGAATCGAGGAAGCTGCCGTCATGGTCGTAATGACCGCTCAGCTGCACCTGGTTGATCTCGTCCCGGAAATAGGCGTTGCGGAACGAATTGCCGGTCGCGTTGATCAGCGCCGGGTTCAGCGCGTCGATGCCCGGCTGCATCACGTAGGAGATGACCGGCAGGTCCTTGGTGAAATCGACCGTCTGCGACGCGACGCCGAAGATCGCCGACCCGACCGAGGTGCTGGAGCCGAAGCGGTTGGTCGGCTTCGATTCCGCGGTCGAATGATGCGCGTCGAGCGTCACGGTGACGCCGCCCGGCGCCTCCCATTTCAGGTTGCCGCCGAGCGACTTGTTCTCGCTGACATTGGCGGTCAGCGATCCGCTGTACGACAGGTCCTTACCCGGCCCGAACCGCTCGGTGTAGAATACCGGTCCGGCGGCCGGTCCATCGGTCCACTCGCTCGACGTGTCGCCGAAGTTGAACCAGATGCCGACGCTGCTGTCGCGCGCCTCCACCTTGTTGCGCGAATAGGTGAAGTCGACGGTCGCGGTCAGCGATTCCACCGGACGATATTGCAGCACGACCTGCCCGTTGATCCGCTCGCGACGGATGTCGGTCAGGTTGTAGGCCGCGCTTTGGGGAACTTCGTAGACGTCGGTCGGGCCGGGGCGGTTGATGACGTTCGGCCCTTCGGCGCCGAGCGTCCCCCAGTCGTTCTCGGTGCCGAGGAACGCATTGCCGAACCCGACCGAACCGGTGTTCACGCTGGCGTTGCGCTTCTGATAGCTGCCCGACACGAGGAAGCCGAACTGGTCCTCGCTGCCGAAGGTGCTGCTGAACACGCCCGACAGTTCCGGCGTGATCTGATCCTTGCCGTTCTGCGACGTGTCGATCATGCCCTTGGCCGCGACCGATCCGCGGATGCCGGGACGGTCGAGCGGACGCGGCGTCTTGATGTTGATCGTCGAACCGATACCGCCCGACGGCACGGCGGCGCGGCCGGTCTTGTAGACCTCGACCCCGGCAATGCCTTCGGATGCGATATTGGCGAAGTCGTACGAGCGCGAGGCCGGCGCGCTGGCGCCATCGCCCAGCGTCGAGGTCGGCAGCTGGCGGCCGTTCAGTACGACGAGGTTATATTCGGGACCGAAGCCGCGCACGGTGACGGTCGAGCCTTCGCCATTGGCGCGGTCGATCGACACGCCGGTGATGCGCTGGAGCGACTCCGCCAGGTTCGTGTCGGGGAACTTGCCGATATCCTCGGCGCTGATCGCGTCGACCACGCCCTGCGCGTTGCGCTTGATGTTCAGCGCGTCGCGAAGGCTGGCGCGGATCCCGGTGACGAGGATTTCGTCGCCTTCGACTTCGGGCGCGTCCGCGGTCTGGATTTCGGAATCGCCGGGCTGGCCGAGCGTCGCGGCGGCGTCCTGCGCCAGCGCCGGTGCCGCAACCGCGACCAATGCACTGGCCGAAGCCCCGATCATCCAACGCGAAACGGTGCGAGTGGCGGTGCCACGCATGTCCTTCCTCCCCTGCTTTCGTGCGCGTCCTATTTGCGCGCATATTGAGAACGTTCACTTGAACAGGCCGAAGGGGGTGTCAAGCCACGCGCAGAGGAAATGTGAACATTCTCACGAAAGTGATGCCGGAAGGCCACGTTGACCGCGTTGTCATACCGACCGGCCGAATTTGAACGACTTACGGACGGACCATCATGCAACCCAGCGTCGTTGCGCCACTAGGGTCGGTCGCCCATCCGCTCGCCCAGCCGCACGGTCCGCTCTGGGGCCCAGTCGGGCCTGAAGGCGATCCGACCACGCCCGAACAGCATCACGACCGTCGACCCCAGCAGGAAGCGGCCCATCTCCTCGCCCTGGGCGAGCGTGATGTCGCGGTCGGCATAGCTCCATTCGGACAGCTTGCCCGTCCGCTTCGCGTTGACCACGCCATGCCACGGCGTTGCGATGCTGCCGACGATCGTCGCGCCGACCAACACCATCACGAAGCGGCCATGCTCGACGGAATCGAACACGCACACCACCCGCTCGTTCCGCGCGAACAGGTTCGGCACGCCGCGCGCGGTCACCGGGTTTACCGAAAACAGCGCGCCCGGCACATGGATCATCCGCACCAGCCGCCCGGCGCAGGGCATGTGCAGCCGGTGATAGTCCTTGGGCGACAGGTACAGATTGGCGAAACTGCCATGCTGGAACTGCGCGGCGAGCGAAGCGTCGCCGCCGACCAGATCGGTCGTGGTGAAGCGATGCCCCTTCGCCTGCACGATATGATGGTCGTCGATCGGCCCCAACTGGCTGATCGCGCCGTCGACCGGACAGACGAAATCCGCCGCCGCGATCGGGCGGGCACCGGGCTTCAGCGGGCGGGTGAAGAAGTCGTTGAAGCTCGCATAGCTGGCAATGTCCGGATTCGCCGCCTCGTCCATGTCGACGCCGTATTTCGCCACGAACCAGCGGATCAGCCGCCTCGTGAACGCCCCGCCCCGCGCGCCCGCGATGCGACCGGCCAGGACGGTCAGCCGCTGCTTGGGCAGCACATGTTGCAGCATCACTTTCAACGTATCGGACATCGACTTCTCGACCATGACGGGATCTGCCCTTGTAGGGGCATTCTCCGCCACGTCGATCCTTCGCGGCGTCAGGCGGTCAGCCAGTTCCGCAACAGCATCGTCACCTCGCCCGATCGCTCCATCGGCGACAAATGGCCGCAGTTGCGCAGGATGTGGAACCGCGCACCGGGAATACGCTCGGCCAATGCCGCCGCATCCTCTACCCGGCAGATCAGGTCGCGATCCCCGACCGCGACCAGCGCCGGCACCCGCACCGCCGCGATCGCCGTGTCGAGGTCGGGCCGGGCGAGCAGCGCGCGCTGCTGCCGTTCGAACACGTCCGTCCCGACGCGCTCGGCCATCGCCTGCACCGGCCCGCTGACGATCGGGGTCAGCATCGGATCGGCATGCGGCGCGGTGGCGAGCAATCCCTGTTCGCCGACCGTCCGGGTGCGCATCTCCATGCTCGCCCGCGTTCCGAACAGCGCGACGCGCAGGACACGCTCGGGCGCCTGCCGAATCATCTCCAGCGCGACATAGCCGCCGAGGCTGACGCCCGCGACCGCGAAGCGCGGCGGCGCATGGGCCAGCACCCGTGCCGCCATCGCCGACAGGCTGTCGTCGACGGTCAGGTCGCCCAGTTCCGGATGGGCGATGTCGCCCAGGTCGACGACCTGCCGCGCCCAAAGCTGACCATCGCAGCCCATGGCAGGAAGCAGGACGAGCGGGATCGAAGGCTGGTTCATGGCAAGCTCCGGCAAGATCAGGCGAACAACGCCAGCACACCGCGCGAGGGATCGGTCAGCCCCTCATAGATCATGCGGCACGCGACATAGAGGATGACGGCCAGCCCGATATAGGCGACCCAGCGATAGCGTTCGATCACGCGCGCCAGCACATTGGCGGCAACCCCCATCAGCGCGACCGACAGGATCAGCCCGACGGCGAGGATACCGGGATGGTCCCGGGCCGCCCCGGCCACCGCCAGCACATTGTCGAGGCTCATCGACACGTCGGCGATGGCAACGGCCCAGGCGGCGCTGGCGAAGCTGCGCGGCGGGGCCTGCGTCACGGCATCCCCGCTGTCGTCCGGTCCCCGCAGCTCACGCCACATCTTCCATGCGACCCACACCAGCAGCAGCCCGCCGGCAAAGACCAGCCCGGTCACCTGTAACAGCTGCGTGACGAGCAACGCGAAGACGACCCTGAGCAGCAGCGCCGCACCGACCCCGATCAGGATCACCTTGCGTCGCATATCCGCCGGCAGGCCCGCCGCCAACGCCCCGACGACGATCGCATTGTCCGCCGCCAGCATCACGTCGATCAGCACCACCTGTCCGAACGCGGCCAGCGCGGAGGGACTGCCGATATTGGCGAAATCGGCGACGATATGGCTCCACAATTCGGTCACGCGATCAGCTCACGAACGGGAAGGCGAGCACGGCCATTCCGACCAGCGTCATCACCACGCAGACCATGGTCGCCGGGATCAGCGTGAAACGCTGATGATCGGCGAGGTCGATCCCGGCGAGGCTGACCAGCAGATAGGTCGAGGGCACCAGCGGGCTGAGCAGATGCACCGGCTGCCCCATCAGCGACGCCCGCGCGATGGCGATCGGCGACACGCCATAATGCGCGCCCGCTTCGGCCAGGATCGGGAGCATCCCGAAATAAAAGGCGTCGTTGGAGATGAAGAAGGTGAAGGGCAGGCTGAGCAGCGCGGTGATCGGCGCCATATAAGGCCCCATGGCCGGCGGGATGAGCCCGACGACTTCCTTGCTCATCGCCTCCACCATGCCGGTGCCCGACAGGATGCCGGTGAAGATGCCCGCGGCGAAGATCAGCGACACGACCGACAGGACATTGCCGGCATGGGCGGAAATCCGCTCCTTCTGTTCGGCGACCTGCGGATAGTTGACGATCATCGCAATGGCGAAGGCCAGCATCATCAGCACCGACAGCGGCAGCACGCCCAGCACCAGCCCGGCGATCAGCGCCAGCGTCAGCGCCCCGTTGAACCAGCGCAGGTGATAGCGGCGCGCCTCCGGAAACTGCGACACCGCCATGCCGGTGAACGCGGTCGGGCCATTGGCCTTCACATGGCCGATCCGGCGACGCTCCTTGCGCCCGAACCACACGGCCAGACCGATCAGGAAGGCAAGCCCGGCGATCATCCCCGGCACCAGCGGCAGGAACAGCGTCGCCGGATCGAGCTTCAGCGCGCTGGCGGCACGCGCGGTCGGGCCGCCCCATGGCGTCAGGTTCATGACCCCGCTGGTGCTCATCAACAGGCAGCACAGGTACAGCCGGTTCATGTCGTACCGCTTGTACAGCGGCAGCAGCGCGGCGATCGTGATGATATAGGTCGTCGACCCATCGCCATCCAGGCTGACGATCGCGCACAGCACCACGGTCCCGATCAGGATCAGCAGCGGGTCGCCATGCACCACCCTCAACAGCCGGTTGACCAGCGGGTCGAACAGGCCGGTATCGGTCATGATCGAAAAGAACAGGATCGCGAACAACAGCATCACGCCCGTCGGCGCGAGGTTCTTGATCCCGTCGATCATCATGTCGCCGATGCCACCGGCAAAGCCGGCGAACAGCGCGAAGGCGGTGGGCACGGTGATCAGCGCGACCAGCGGCGTCATCCGCTTGGTCATGATGAGCGTCATGAAGGTGGCCACCATCAGGAAGCCGAGCAGGGCGAGGTTCATAGGATGCTCCCGGGGGGGGATCAGAAGGTGACGGCGATGCGGGTCATGACGGTCTGCCCGTCATCGGGGCCGACAAAGGCACCGGCGCGGTTGTCGGTGTTCCAGTGGACGACGTTGAACTGGAACCGGGTGAAGCTGTTGAGATACCAGTTGGCACCGAGCGTCGCGGCCCATCCCTGCCCACCGGTCAGCAGATCGCTGTAATCGAGATTCTCGTAGCGCGCGGTCAGCTCGATCGCGCCGGGACCGCCTTCGAAGATCGGCCTCAACACGCGCGGTTGCCCGAAGCTGCCGAGGCGCGGGTTGTATGGCGGCAGGTCGCCGGTGACGAACCATCCGCCCGACAGGCTCCATGCCTTGCTGACGAAATCGGGCCGGCCGGCGTCCAATCGCGCATGGCGCTGCCCTGCCTCGCCCATCAGCCAGACCGGGCCGACATAGCCGCCCAGTTCCAGACCATAGCCGGTGGTGCCGGTTCCGCCGGTCAGCGCGCCCGACGACACGCGCAGCGCACCGTTGAAGCGCCCGCCGATCACCGTGTTGCGGGTCAACGTCGTCGCTCCCGCCGCCAGCCCCTCGTCGAACCCCCAGGCCCCCAGATGCAGGACCGAATTGGCGGTCTTGATCGGATTCCAGTGCGCGCGGGCCAGAACGGTGCGGCTGTCATTGCCCGACTGGTTGCCGTCGATCCGGTCGCCGGTGACGGTCAGCGATGCGTGGCCGGTCTTCCAGAACAGGCGCGGCATGATGCCGACGCCATAGAAGCCGCGCTGCGGGATGATCGCGGTCGACACGACGGTACGTTCCATGAACGGCGTCGAATCCGACCCCGTCGATCCT
This window encodes:
- a CDS encoding TonB-dependent receptor — its product is MRGTATRTVSRWMIGASASALVAVAAPALAQDAAATLGQPGDSEIQTADAPEVEGDEILVTGIRASLRDALNIKRNAQGVVDAISAEDIGKFPDTNLAESLQRITGVSIDRANGEGSTVTVRGFGPEYNLVVLNGRQLPTSTLGDGASAPASRSYDFANIASEGIAGVEVYKTGRAAVPSGGIGSTINIKTPRPLDRPGIRGSVAAKGMIDTSQNGKDQITPELSGVFSSTFGSEDQFGFLVSGSYQKRNASVNTGSVGFGNAFLGTENDWGTLGAEGPNVINRPGPTDVYEVPQSAAYNLTDIRRERINGQVVLQYRPVESLTATVDFTYSRNKVEARDSSVGIWFNFGDTSSEWTDGPAAGPVFYTERFGPGKDLSYSGSLTANVSENKSLGGNLKWEAPGGVTVTLDAHHSTAESKPTNRFGSSTSVGSAIFGVASQTVDFTKDLPVISYVMQPGIDALNPALINATGNSFRNAYFRDEINQVQLSGHYDHDGSFLDSIDFGFSYVNNQVRSAYGFVQNDTWGGVGTPADLPDDLFTRVSLPDKFRGVSGAKDGIIPAYYKFDFERMVDLLDSRFGICGGDGNCLASFEADRRITEKTISPFIQVNNAFDLLGRRSHLIAGVRYDQTTVSSSSLTPIPVGTAWVAQGEFNVVYSPQSDFLTSKGSYDNWLPAVDFDMEVLDNVKLRASYSHTITRADYNSLQGGLTLNRQFGIAGGGGLQGNPNLVPFLSKNMDVSAEWYYAPTSYVSAGYFRKNVSNFINSQEVQRSAFDLRNPANGPRFRAAQAALGGTTDTGRIRDYILRNFTQGVEVARNAAGAPILDVNGYYTGRILGLPEDGLVDFRIGTPFNSDQTATLDGFEFAIQHSFWDTGFGTILNYTIVRGDAKFNNALDPNVGQFALAGLSDSANAVLFYDKAGLQGRVAYNWRDKFYAGGNPNPTYVEAYGQVDASVSYEFRKGLTLFAEAINLTGEGRRGHRRNENFVTFAQPGFARYTGGVRFSF
- the asd gene encoding archaetidylserine decarboxylase (Phosphatidylserine decarboxylase is synthesized as a single chain precursor. Generation of the pyruvoyl active site from a Ser is coupled to cleavage of a Gly-Ser bond between the larger (beta) and smaller (alpha chains). It is an integral membrane protein.); translated protein: MSDTLKVMLQHVLPKQRLTVLAGRIAGARGGAFTRRLIRWFVAKYGVDMDEAANPDIASYASFNDFFTRPLKPGARPIAAADFVCPVDGAISQLGPIDDHHIVQAKGHRFTTTDLVGGDASLAAQFQHGSFANLYLSPKDYHRLHMPCAGRLVRMIHVPGALFSVNPVTARGVPNLFARNERVVCVFDSVEHGRFVMVLVGATIVGSIATPWHGVVNAKRTGKLSEWSYADRDITLAQGEEMGRFLLGSTVVMLFGRGRIAFRPDWAPERTVRLGERMGDRP
- a CDS encoding alpha/beta fold hydrolase, whose product is MNQPSIPLVLLPAMGCDGQLWARQVVDLGDIAHPELGDLTVDDSLSAMAARVLAHAPPRFAVAGVSLGGYVALEMIRQAPERVLRVALFGTRASMEMRTRTVGEQGLLATAPHADPMLTPIVSGPVQAMAERVGTDVFERQQRALLARPDLDTAIAAVRVPALVAVGDRDLICRVEDAAALAERIPGARFHILRNCGHLSPMERSGEVTMLLRNWLTA
- a CDS encoding TerC family protein, with the translated sequence MTELWSHIVADFANIGSPSALAAFGQVVLIDVMLAADNAIVVGALAAGLPADMRRKVILIGVGAALLLRVVFALLVTQLLQVTGLVFAGGLLLVWVAWKMWRELRGPDDSGDAVTQAPPRSFASAAWAVAIADVSMSLDNVLAVAGAARDHPGILAVGLILSVALMGVAANVLARVIERYRWVAYIGLAVILYVACRMIYEGLTDPSRGVLALFA
- a CDS encoding CitMHS family transporter, coding for MNLALLGFLMVATFMTLIMTKRMTPLVALITVPTAFALFAGFAGGIGDMMIDGIKNLAPTGVMLLFAILFFSIMTDTGLFDPLVNRLLRVVHGDPLLILIGTVVLCAIVSLDGDGSTTYIITIAALLPLYKRYDMNRLYLCCLLMSTSGVMNLTPWGGPTARAASALKLDPATLFLPLVPGMIAGLAFLIGLAVWFGRKERRRIGHVKANGPTAFTGMAVSQFPEARRYHLRWFNGALTLALIAGLVLGVLPLSVLMMLAFAIAMIVNYPQVAEQKERISAHAGNVLSVVSLIFAAGIFTGILSGTGMVEAMSKEVVGLIPPAMGPYMAPITALLSLPFTFFISNDAFYFGMLPILAEAGAHYGVSPIAIARASLMGQPVHLLSPLVPSTYLLVSLAGIDLADHQRFTLIPATMVCVVMTLVGMAVLAFPFVS
- a CDS encoding OprO/OprP family phosphate-selective porin: MMLFRSGCAIAALICATPALAQTPSQAELAELVRAQAAEIAALRTRLDRLEGARVAASQPAPAPAPVTPPVVMAQTPSQTGGNVTSPFAPQLVPPGPAERDVAQARQANAAGVTTEWGAGLPVFHSADGIYTFKPRGRILTDVSSTFGSDYAARNITTTGMRALRLGLEGGVGTHFFYQFESDFSENEVDIVTAFIGWRNRIAPGIDYDVRAGHLFNDRGFEGSTGSDSTPFMERTVVSTAIIPQRGFYGVGIMPRLFWKTGHASLTVTGDRIDGNQSGNDSRTVLARAHWNPIKTANSVLHLGAWGFDEGLAAGATTLTRNTVIGGRFNGALRVSSGALTGGTGTTGYGLELGGYVGPVWLMGEAGQRHARLDAGRPDFVSKAWSLSGGWFVTGDLPPYNPRLGSFGQPRVLRPIFEGGPGAIELTARYENLDYSDLLTGGQGWAATLGANWYLNSFTRFQFNVVHWNTDNRAGAFVGPDDGQTVMTRIAVTF